Genomic DNA from Chelonia mydas isolate rCheMyd1 chromosome 6, rCheMyd1.pri.v2, whole genome shotgun sequence:
GTTCTAGAAAACATCCCAGAGAAAACCTGTTATTGCTCTTTGTAGCTTTCATTCATTCTATACAAATTCCAACCATTTTTTTCCAATGCTACATTTCTTTGCATTAAAAGAtcacctatttttaaaagaaaacccctTTAATTTATGCTCGTTTAAGTTTTTCATGTTTATATATTGTTAAATAAGATCCaaattaagctttttttaaatatacagtttTTAAATTCTCCATCAtaattataaggtgggtgcataactgattgaaGGACTGAATTCAGAGTAGTTATccatggttcgctgtcaaactggaaggatgTATCTGTCCCGGGTCAGGtacttttcaacatattcattaatgacttgggtaatggagtggagagtatgcttataaaatttgcagatgatagtaAGCTGGGAGGAGTTAAAAGCACTTTGCAGATACGATTAACATTaaaaataaccttgacaaattgaagaattggtctgaaattatGAAGATGAAATTTAACAAACACAAGTGCAAAGTGTgcaaaggaagaaggaaaatcaACTGCACAGATGCAAAATGGTGAATTGGCAAGgaagtagtactgctgaaaagaatgtggaggttatagtggattacaaatgagccaacaacgtgatgcagttgcgaaaaaggctaatatcattctgggatgtattaacaggagtgtcagatGTGTGACATGGGAGGTAATCAGCCTCAGCTAGAGAGCCCAAAACGGAACACAGTACCATGCTTtaagaaatatgtggacaaactggagagagtctaaagaagagcaataaaaattataaaaggcttaggaaacatgacctatgaagaaaggttaaaaaagctgggtaggtttagtcttgagaaaagaagactgaggggggacatgataacagtcatTAAATATATTAAGGGTTGTTATGAAGAagacagggatcaattgttctccatgtccactgaaagtaggacaagaagtaatcagtggttagatattaggaaaaattttctaactgtaaggatagttaagtactggaataggcttccaagggaggttgtggaatccccatcattggaagtttttaagaacaaattagacaaatacctgccacagatggtctaggtataccagtcttgcctcagcatggggagcaggactagatgacctatcaaggtccctttcagccctacattttatGTTTCTATGTTTTATTAAACAAGCATAATATTCTAAAGACCACATATAATTTAACCATAATATAGGCTGTTTCATCATTTTATAAAATAcctatatgtatgtatttatcaAGCTTGACAATTTTCTAATAATAAAGTGAAAAGTGTTGGCATCCTATTTCCAACAAAGACTAACCAATGGGAAGGAATATTTACATCTTAAATATACACTCACTAATTTCACCCATGAGTATATCTTCAAAACACACGTACACTTGTAAAAATGCTGTATGTCAGTCTTGTTCACTAACATTTCCAGTCAGTGTCTGGAGGTCAGTACACAAAGAATCATGATTCATAAAACATTctcaggccttgatcctgcaaacagttatggATATGAGAATTTTTTGTCGTGTGAGTTCAACATAAATGGACTACTCATGTGCCTGAAGTTGGGCCTTGCACATATGAAAAAATTGCAAGTTtaatttaaatcactttttaaaccCAGGCTGTCAGTTCCCTACTCTGTCTATACTTTTTGCCTTCAATCGTTTTCTTTTCTCGTTGGTCCTACTTACATTCTTAAGAATTTTTGATGTGCTTTACTATTTTAGTGTCTGATACAGCATTGATTAAGAGTAATGTAAAGAGTCTCACTGACTTTAACAAGAGTTGAATCAGACCCTGAAACAGTTTTGGAAAGAAACAATTTGATTTATCATATGTATACGACGATTACCATTCAACGCAGTTAAACCTGTttctaaaataaaagataatgcAGTAACTGTAGTTATCAATCAACAGTGTGAAATGTTTCAAGTAGCAGAAGTATGAGCAAAAAAAATTAGTGTACATTAGAAAAACTTGTTGCTACCACAAAAATGAGGTATAGATTCAAACTGTGGTATTTCACATGTATCTGAGCTACATGTACGGACAATTATATATATGAATATTAATAAAATCTAGCAtatcaaaacaaattttgaataAGTCTGGCCTCAGATCTCTTTTTACAAACTATATATAGGGAAACAGAAAGTAaaatttattgttattattcttTCCAACTATTTTAAGCAAACTATAAGAAAAAATACAAGTGTATGTTTATTACAGTTAAATGGCATTAATAAAAGATAAAGATCTGTTTAGCGAATAAATgattaaaaagtatttaaaataaaattataaaattccACGTATCTACACCAACTGCTGGCTTGATCCTACATCACTGAGGAatttccactggagtcaatgagaaTTCAGGACATGGAAAGGCTTTGCAGGGTTAACTCCAGAAGCAGCGGTGAAATCAATCATTAAGCATATTTATATATTCAATCACAAATATTGTGGGCTAAATTCTGACTTTCATTAGACAGTGCAACCCTCCTGAGGTCAAAGGGGTTGCACAAGTATAGTGGAGGTCAGAACATGTCCCTCTGTATACAGTAAACACCAAGACAATGGTTTATATATTATGTacgttaaaatatttttaaaaaattaaatgaaaccaGTCGATGAAGAACAAACagttcaaaaacagaacaaaaatgagaaaataattaaGGTTAAAACTACAGCCTCCTTGAGGACATGTAGACAGCAAGTTTAAAGTGACTTGAAAAAAAAAGCAGCTATAGCACTTTCTCAACACCTGTTTTTGTAATCTTTCTGTCATGCATGAGAGAGCCATACCTAAAAAGCATTAGCCACTCATTAATTTATAGGCCAGAAAACACTgcccagcaaagaaaaaaaaaagtttctccaaACTGGAAAATGAACATTATATGCACATTTTACTAACTTTCTTTAGTACACCAAGCACTTTACGTAAATTGCAAGGGTTCATAATGTTTATCTTTCAAGTCTAGTGTAACTAGCAAAGGCTGTTTTAATATCCACTAGAGGGCACTGAAATCTTATTAAAACATTAAGTCTGCCCACCTACTACACAAAAACAGCTGCCCCACAGGACCAAatgaagaaattaatattttgcatttacaaaGTGTCTTTTATCTAGGGCATCTCAGAAGTCCTTTACGTAAAacacttacaacactcctactataATATCTATTTTACAGAATTAGATCCCAAGTTTGCAAACACTAACatccatgcttaactttactactaaAAAAGTTTAGTAGTAGTTTAttagtagtaaagttaagcacacgttTACAGGATTAAGggcttaaacaaacaaacaaaccaaccaaccaaggcCTACAACCCAGATTTCATATAAACGCATTCTAGAATGATGGCATCACATTGGACCCCATGAGACTGATCCATGGCCTTCTCCACTGGTGAAGGGCAGTTAAGAGTTCTGGGGCCACATATTTACCGACTTCAAAAACTccctgaaagagagaagcttaggacctttgcaacaacaacaacaacaaaaaaggcatATTCAGATCTGTAACATGACACAATATACCACCCAATGCCTAATTTCCCATTCCTCAGCGAAGTGATTGAACAGCTTGCAAAGCATCAGCTCCAAGAACAACTGACCTCTACCACTATTTTGGAACCTGCTCAGCTGGAGTTTATACCAGAATATGGTACAGAAGCAATTTATGTTTTGTTGGTGGTTGGACAGTCTGTTCATAGCCATGGACAGCTAGCAAACTGCCATATTCATACTACTAGGCCTCTCTAGTATTTCATATAGTCAGCCACAATATATTAGTGACTTGCTTTACAGACCATTCAGAGTTATGTGGAGTTACATTAATTAAGATGGCTTCCAAACTCTCACCTATGGCATTCCACAGTCCTTTACCCTCTCCCGCACCTAACTCAATGTTTGTATAAACACATATTAAAAGGTTGAGACTATGTTAATACCATCCAGAGTTACATCTCCATCATAAAAAGTGCAAAAATGACTAACTACCTAGCCTAGTGTCTCAAAGAAATCAACACAAAGATGAAGACCAGCTGACTAAATCCTAACACGGACAAAACAAGTGATGCTATTGAAAAGAGGAAGGTGTTGTGAAAAGAGGAAGGTGTTGTGAAGAACAAACTGACAGCCTATCAGTCAAGCCACATATAGTCAAAATGATGCTCAGCCTTAAAATCCTCACTGATAATGGAGACCCAAATGTCAACAACTCCTAGAAATACCTCCTTCTTCTGACAGCTGGCCAAGAGAGTGCCAAATATTAATAGATACAGACCCAGCCATAAAGATGCATGTTGTTGTGACTGCTAGGCTGGATTACTGTAACACTATATCTAAGACTGAATATGCCAAGgcctgaaaaaaatcaattttgttcaGAATGTGGCATTCCATGGGCTAAGCAACACCAGCAGAGCAAGATCCTCCCACTCCCACTGCTTCTGTTGTTGACTACCAACCGAATACCGGGTCCATTTCTAAGCCAGAGAACTATTTATTAAAGCTCTCAGTGCTCTGGGTTTGAGCTATCACTTCCCTCTCCCCTACCAGGTCCTTTCATGACAGCAGAGCTTCCTCTATTCAAGAGAGTGGAGCTGTCCATAAAGCCAGGACAGAGTTGGAGATGGAGCATTTTTAGCAATAAGCCCACTGAAGAATGGACCTCCCTTTCGAAGAGCTGATTGACCAGCTATCTTGCCATCTTGAGGCCAGGCTCAAGATCTGTCTCTTTGCCTTTGCCttcaaacaacatttttaaaagcacccaaACCCCACTCAGTGTTACTGCACATGGGGAGGGCAGGAAAACCACCTGCACCAAACTATCTATTTTTTGCAAGGTACTCAGACACCATGGCGACAAGTACAATTCCCTAGATAAAATATTAGagttgactttattttttaaggcaaaaaaagtgatttaaaaataaaacaggtggCACccgagggaggggaggggcctggggctgatCGCTCAGGAGCAGCAGGGTAGCAGGGACTGCACCTCTCTTACCCATTTATCCAGAGGGACCTGCGCCAGAGAGCCGGTGCCCTGGTACAGATCCAGGCTGAGCTGCTCCAGGCTGAGCTTCTCCTGCAGGAAGTGGCCCAGGTACCTCTGCAGCAGGTACCTGCAGGCCCTTTTCTTGATGGACTCTGAGAAAGGCCAAGGCATGGTAGcgggtcggggcgggggggtcactaggctggagctgctgggctggaagggagggggggggctaATCGGCTGGGGcgacggggggcggggagctgccgggcTCGAGTCAGCTCTGCTAGGGAAAGAGCTCCCTACGGTCCCCCGTCCCCCGACTCGCACCCCGTGGGGCCGGACCCCGCACGCTCAGGGGAAGAAGGCAATGACAGGTAGCTCCATCCTCActgagccgccgccgccgccatcttCTCAGCGCCCCGGGATGCGAGGGGGCGGCTGGTGATTTCGGGGCTCCACCGCGGTAGCGCGCGCGCGCACTGCCGCCTGGCTTCGGTCCCTTCAGCGGACCTGCAGCCACCTCCTACGTGCCTCTACCCTCCCCCTCTCACCGGAACCGAGCGACAGTGACGCCAAGGTGACGTTTCAGGGGAAGTGAAGTCACAGAGCGGGGGCGGAAGTGAAGGGGCGGGCATGAGGCGGAAGTCGGAGTGGGTGGCAGGCCAGCCACAAAGCTCCTTTTCGGCGGCCGTAGAAGACGGACGGGAGGCGCGTCTGTGGCGGACAGGTGAAGGGTCTCGGCCTGCGGCAGCGGGGAGCAGTAGAAAAGGCGGCGGCGGCTGGAGGGCCCGTCCCGCCGctgtgttagggtttttttttccccgtaTCAAACCCAGGGTGGCGCTAACGAGGCTTCGCTGCCCGATTCTCCTGCGCGCTGTGCGGCTGTCACCGCGGTGGGTGCGCTGCAGGCCCTTCTCCAGGGAGCGGCGGGGCTGCCTGCTGCGAGCTGCTCTTCCGGCCCCTTCTCGCCTCTGCCTGTAGCCCCAAGGAGTTGCCGGGGGAGCGGGGTCGTTCTCGAGCGTGAGGCGCCTTGCTGCACGGGGCGTGCACGGGGGTCACCAGCCCTCTCGGCTGTGGGTGTGTTACGGTGCTGTGGGAGCACCCTGCCCCGAGGACAGAGTGGGGCTTGGAAAGGGGGTTTGCGTTGCCTTTCATCTTGCATGCCTTGCATCTTGGGACTAACGCAGAAAACGTGTCCCAGTGTTCAGcctttttgtttcagagtagcagccgtgttagtttatatcggcaaaaagaacaggaggacttgtggcaccttagagcctaacacttatttgagcataagctttcgtgaactacaacTGTCAACACATGCTACTGACCTTTGTATTAACAAACAGATACAGAGAGAGGCTGAACGAATTGACTTTCTTTACAGGCAAACAGCCAGTCTTACTAACTAGCTCCTTTAAATATTAGTGACCCTTCACTTTCAGTCCAAGAGTTTGAGCTTTCATTTgagtcctctctcttccccttcctgcacctgctgATGCAGACATCAATTCTTGACTCATTGGGGACCAGCAGATGAGTTGTTTAGGAAAGACTCATAACTGCTTGTGTATTAAGAACACTGCATACTGTGCTTATAAAATATAGATGTGTGCATTATCAGTTACTTTAATACCATAGTCACAGAATTGTGAGTTTGTTATGCTGAAACATTGTGGTTAATACCTTGTCTTTCAAGATtcctccaattaaaaaaaaatcctagttgACCTGCTAATAGCCCTACAGGGCCCATATCTTCCTTTGGTTTTGCAGGACATTGAATGTGTCTTAAAATAGTTCtttctgttggaaaaaaaatctgttttatatcaTTGATTTTGCATAATAATTTGTGGCCACATAAAATTGAATCTGGTGTTTCCATCCACAGAATGGAGACTGATTACAATCCCATGGAGTTGTCCAGTAACACAGGGTTTGAAGAAGATTCTGAATATAAGGACATTGAAGGAACAGATGTGAAGGATATGAGACTAGAGGCGGAAGCTGTTGTGAATGATGTTCTGTTTGCTGTCAGCAACATGTTTGTCTCAAAAAACCTTCCATGTGCAGAGGCTGTGGCATATATTAATGTGGAGACAAGGGAAAGAAACAGATATTGCCTGGAGCTCACAGAAGCAGGACTTAGGGTAACCTGTTTATCCTTTTATAAAGCTTCTTTGTTTACAATAAATATTAATTGAAAGGTGTCTAGTAACAACTGAAAATTTTTATCAAAGCAGCATAGGCTCTTTTCTTTATTGAATACATTTGAGACtcttatttcatatttcaaaattCAGCGTTTAAGGGAACTACTATTATGCCATTTCAATTAAATCCAAAAGGGGAAGATTTTACACACTTGTCTTGCCAAAGCGCATCTTACATGAATGGAAAAATGTTAAGTTAGAACTGATGCAATGACCACTATTTCAAGTAAAGCTCTGTATGTTGTAACAGTGATTATGCCCTGCATAACTGGGGTATGGTATACAATATTTTTCTGTGCATGGTTTTATCTTGATTCTATGTTTCACTAACACAGGCTGAAAGCAGTAACTGGTGCTAAAGTTAGGCATTAGATAAAgataagaactttttaaaaaataaatttctgacAAATTGACACAACCCTGGAACCTAAGAGCTGAGGCTTGTGGTATCCTTGACATGTGCTATTGTGCCTCATTTTACTTTCAAAACTGAAGTGTTTAAACCCCATAATAATCCATTAACTCTTAGCCAAAGTAGAGGGTACGTTTTAGCACCCTATTTAAAGAAGTGAGGTAATGCCCATCCTCATGTTTTCTCCAATGCTTTTAGTTTAATAACCCAACAGTTAACCTAGATTATGAAAAGCAGGCATTTATCAGAAACATCTACAGAATGATAAAGATGGAAGTAGATAACTGAAATGTTTGGTGTTacagatgactttttttttttactgtaaaaagaaaaggagtacttgtggcaccttagagactaaccaatttatttgagcataagctttcgtgagctacagctcatttcatcggatgcatccgatgaagtgagctgtagctcacgaaagcttatgctcaaataaattggttagtctctaaggtgccacaagtactccttttctttttgcaaatacagactaacacgactgctactctgaaacctttttcacTGTAGTTCTTCAATCTTCTAGTCCACAGTTGTCTGAGAAAAGTGCACAACAATTGCAGAAGGCGTAAAAAAAGTAGATGATATAGTATTGTGCCCACATCAGACTGCATTTTATAGAACAGACTACTGTAATCTTAATGAGAAACACTAACTATTGATTTCTATGCATGCATCTCCCATTCACACTATTTAAATTGCTTGTGCGGTGAAGTGAACTTCCAGCCAAATTCAAAAGTAAGCCTCTGTATATTTATTGTCTTTGGTGGTCTCAATTTTTGTGAGAAAAGAATATTGGAAACTCCTTTAGAGGATGAATTGTTACTTAACGTCTTGAGTAGGGAAGAGGAAGTATAGGCTTTATTGAATCAACTTCTCTTGGTAAAAGACAAGccttcgagcttacacagagcttttctctttttcagagcttgtctacacttgaagtgctacagtggcactgctgtgcCACTATAGGCCTTCAAGTGTAGACACTATCTGtggtgatgggaggggttcttccatcagCTTAAGTGATCCACCTCTGAGAGGTTGTAATTAAGTTGACGGAaggattcttctgtcaacctactACTTTCTACATccggggttaggtcggcttaactacattgctcagggggtgtggatttttctcaCGCCCTGAGCGACAAatgtgtcaacctaactttttagtgtagaccaggactgaGTGTCAATTAAAtacacttcaccttgaatggtctcctACGTGTTTATGTCGGATGATCTGTTCCATGTTGtagttagctgtgacactgagtgccTTTcaagacctgaagaggagctttgtgtaagctcaaaagcttgtctttcaccaacaaaagatattatttcacccaccttgtctctggtatcctgggatcaacatggttACAGCACTACAAACAAAGTATAGTATAGGTTTGTTGGGTCTGGCAATCCTTCATTCAGTGTACTAATGTGACtaattttgtgggggttttttatgGTTCCTAAATGACTAACCACAAAAAAATTAACCATTGGTCTCTTTGCAACAGGTGGTGGGTTATGCTTTTGACCAGGCTGATGATGGCTTACAAACTGCGTATCATGAGACTGTCTACTCTTTATTGGACTCTCTTAGCCCAGCATATCGTGAAGCTTTTGGAAATGCACTACTACAGAGACTGGAAGCTTTAAAAAGGGATGGGCAATCGTGATTCAGTCTGCAGTAACAAGCACATGTTGGGGAATGGTTAATAATAGTGGGAATTCTTAGTATGAGTTACTGAGATTTTCCTTTCGGGTATATCCAGAAACGTTTATCAAGCTTCATTTCTTGCCTGAACATCTAGGTTCCTTACAATAGAACTGACTTGTAAAATATGAATGTTGCTATGGATCTGCTTTGTCCACAAGGCTACTTTAAGCTATTTTGGTGGACTATAGAAGTAGTACCTTTTTTGTTAAACTCTGCTGTAGATCATCAGTTGACAGTGACTTGCTTTCTATAGCATTTGAAGAAATTTGATCTCTTTCCAAAGCAATATGATCCAATATCTTATTCTAAGAAATATCTTAATTGGTACTGTGCAAATCTTGAATGCCATGTATGAAAGTAGTAATACTTTCTTAatgtctatctgtaaattttaacTCTGCTCCTTAAAACCAAATTTTAACTACTTGCTCTAGCTAAATTAATGGGAATTACTTTATTCCACTTAGAGGATATCTATTTCAGCTCAATTTTTTTGTAAGCAAACCTGAAAACTCTCTGCTTCATTCACAAGATATGAACCTCACAATATCATACATCATTTGAACATTGCTTATTCTGAGCTTGTCTGTGCTTAAAATACTGCAGCCATGCCGCTGTAGCTATGCCACTTTAGCACTTCAGAATCTCCTGTTGGAAATTCACCTCCCCAGGAGGTGATAGCTAAGctgccagaagaattcttccattgatctagcggTCTACTCAGGGATTTTGGTCAGCTTAAGTGCACTGCTCAGGGGTGAGGACTTTTTTATAGCCCTTAccgatgtagttaaactgacctgaTTTCTAGTTTAGACCAGACCTTAGTGTCCTTGTTGAGTTAAAAGCAATGTTCAGTATTATTCAGTGTACCCTTGTCTGCGGCAACCACCAACCCGTAAACAAATGATAACTGTTGGCATATGAATGTATCCtctaaatttgcaaatgatataagcacagaagaaaacaaggaagaacaggtgacatttttttcttaaatttagcCCATTCTAATAACTTTGGAAGACATTTTAGCCTGTTTACTGTTCTAAACGTTTGTTTACATGATGTACAGAATATACTCAAGtatttttgcttcagtctttacttTTTACAGTGCAGTGCTTAGGTATTCCTGTAAGGCTGCCCTCTTCTCCCTCAATTGTACAGTGTCCTGTCCTAAAGAACAGTAAGTATATAATGTCAATGCAGTGTATTGGTTTGAAACCTAAGGCTGTATGAAACATTCAGAGATTGATATTGAATTGGGAGACAGTtgcatattttctattttataaaaaaaatacaaagctcTTTATAAACTTATTGTGCTACTGTAAGTTTTCAGATGTGTGGAAGAGATTTGGGTGTATGAATGGAAGAGACTTGAAAAGTATTCAGTTGGTTTAAAGCACCAGTACTATTGAACTAgcattctatgattatatgatcaCTGTGTTGCACTCTTGTACTATTCAATATCTATGCATCCTTGTTTATGTAATTCTGCCTTTATTTGCCCGTGTTTCATGCTAGAAACAAAGTAAATGTGAATCCAAAGAGAGGGCTAGATTATCAGCTTTTGTAAATAAAcatgctccactgacttcaacagaactagACTGAttgatgccagctgaggatcagtcACATTAATTTGAGGGACCAGTTAACAAGTTGAGCATTTATTATAGTTTTGTGGCAATGATGCTGTAATTCTGACTGAGAAGGGACCTACAGTCAAAGCTTCTGTTTTCAAGTgtaatgtttgttttattatctTTGTAGGTTGAAACAACTCATGTTAATACATAATTTTGTTAAAAGTATTTTCATGCTCTAAGAAAatggttcctttttttttttttttttttgcagttttgtgGCATGTGCTTTAATCCTCTATGAGGAAAATGTACTTTGCCAAGTTTATATCTCAATATCTACCCCTGTAACAACGCACCTGTTTATTTCAATGACTAGACACTTGAATAAATGCACAAACTTATGTATGATCCGCTTTTTATtctcctcccccaaaataaattgaaaatgtATACCTATATCTTTCTAAACATGCAAGTCTCAGACACACAAGTCAGGTAAACACATGGTAGCTTAAACAATACCTTTGGCTGTAGTGTACAAATATATAAGAGCATTTAAAATTGGCAGGTTGAATAGTAATGCAGATCAATGTAAAAAAGGCGTGGAGATCAAGTACTTAAACATTGGTGAACAACTTCAAGGGTAGTATTACATCATAGTAACTCTTCACTTAATTTGAATATGCCTATGGCTAacaaggaatatttttttaaagctttacaGCAGAAATTGAGAAGCCTTTACCAGAAGGCATAAACTTGCTGGAAGGCTGTGTAAGCTGCAGATCTCACCTACTTCCTTAGGAAATAATTGACTACACTATAACTTGAAAATGAAAAGGGATTCTAGTCATGCACGTATGGGGTTAGTATGCTTGTAACATGTGGGAATACTCTTAAATAGTTATACTAGAAAATGCTGCTTGTGTGAAGAGGCTCAGTTGAAATGCTAATTAACAGCAGACCTTTTAATACAATTCCTTACTTGTTTGCTTTATATACCTATCTGAATCCTTGATCCTGTGCTGCTGGGCATCTGATAAAGCCATAGATCTATGAACGGATATACCTTCCATAAGGATGAGAATGGATAGGCTTTCAATTAAATAAAAGTGGGAATGGACAGCAAAACACAACCTTGGACAGTATGAAAAGTCTCAAAGATTAGCATGGTTTAATCACTTTGAGACCATCTTATTAAGAGATCATAAACAGCTGCCTGCTCTAAGGATATCTGGTAACATTTTGAAGAATGGAATTGACCTCAGTACTGACAAAGATTTTGTGCCATGCTGAAGAACGTGCTATGTACTTAGAGCTTTGAATTGTGGATATATCGGGACAAGAGCCCACTCCAGTTCAGAGTAGTATTGGAATGCAAATGTAAAATAGGATAAGAGGAGTTCATCTTTGTATAAAGAATGATGCTGCTGTTTATCTGCTATTGCTGATTATCACTTCTTATATGTACTGCATAATCTAAAAGTTACTATGCATACCTCAAGGCTGTCTTTCAGGTAGTAGCTTGCATATTacaactttaaaaatacaaaatgctcTTTTAAACACTATTTCTCAAGCTTCAGTTGCAGACACCTAATAAGGTCAATGGAAGTTGTATCTAAAGCTCATATACTTAACAGTGCAGTCAGTTGTTTGATACAGTACACAAATAACATTTTTGCTAAGCTTAGCAAACAAACTGCAAAAAGGTCAGATGCTGTTCTCATTGTAAAACTGCATTATATTAAAAAGTACCGGAGTTGGTGCTGAACTTTTTAGAGGCAGAGATCCTTCTAAAAAAAATTGCTGCCTCTATAGCAACTTTTTCCTATAAATTGAAGACTGCTCAGTTGTAACGGGGGAAACCTAGATCAGCCTTTGTCGCATTCCCCCTCAGTACCTATCCTGAGCTAggaaagctaatgatccaaccaacGGACTAAACTGGGTGacgaatcctggtcacgtgccacctgaggcacgcaCAGATGCTAAGAAGAAGTTGGAAGtgacaaaggaagagagagagaccttgATGTACTGGTTGCTCGCAGGAGGACTATGagttgcagctgtgaaaaaggctaatgcagtcttaGGATGCAgtaggtgaggtatttccagtagagatagggaagtgacAGTACCCTTACGCAAGGCAGGGATGAGATCTCTGGAATactgtgcaattctggtctccaaTGTttcagaaagattaattcaaactggaataggtacagagaagggctactgcgATGATCttaggaatggaaa
This window encodes:
- the LOC102935546 gene encoding GSK3B-interacting protein isoform X2, yielding MCLKIVLSVGKKICFISLILHNNLWPHKIESGVSIHRMETDYNPMELSSNTGFEEDSEYKDIEGTDVKDMRLEAEAVVNDVLFAVSNMFVSKNLPCAEAVAYINVETRERNRYCLELTEAGLRVVGYAFDQADDGLQTAYHETVYSLLDSLSPAYREAFGNALLQRLEALKRDGQS
- the LOC102935546 gene encoding GSK3B-interacting protein isoform X1; translated protein: METDYNPMELSSNTGFEEDSEYKDIEGTDVKDMRLEAEAVVNDVLFAVSNMFVSKNLPCAEAVAYINVETRERNRYCLELTEAGLRVVGYAFDQADDGLQTAYHETVYSLLDSLSPAYREAFGNALLQRLEALKRDGQS